One Temnothorax longispinosus isolate EJ_2023e chromosome 8, Tlon_JGU_v1, whole genome shotgun sequence genomic region harbors:
- the LOC139818421 gene encoding uncharacterized protein isoform X3 — protein sequence MSAETGDTLDTELENVLQQIFMECNDFISTPDSTSDAIPIIRFIKYVQDELPNLSIDNLEELWRCLAAVSTSNRVNLHQFKEATKCWIAKIQQDSNSNAREKLYFVSDADSSMKTMDVDRDIVELELREKLRAVSEENIFLRDELERYQALIDSFKQQCSTTENKLKYYIQKCQEVEKENDEQKVKINELNEKEETMSSALRKYMKENEKLKKKLEAAQIEVHTISSLEEKLEKITKEKMDCMKKLNKMQKEVNEKDESCKQLETMVINFKDTNNNMKESYERDIYELREKNRELVDKNAELLSLSSSSVFLAPQGRFSMSPIPDTNRCNMHSTPYKSEEVPLQDSLYAELKTSGFTFERSGEDDIQALEEELNEYDAAISATLEDLEKVKQFFVTVRGFIDDSSYPQDTNERANKVNELKHKAAFLLHMAEEEITRHDTRRDASTQLRADPANATGSLDQLGVRSFRDLLHAYRSIHTLSSSLTADDSRWRTFGCQNPETDAPFARGDGLTQEDRSEKSTLVAEARSVSDQEDPGRSEENRSCEMPKVPSVPQMDSKATLEKEEEEKTSEGEAKSFQVPEVSSASTPTSPRRKISVYYRSFDVVTVQDQRKDHPGSNLEVRQSPCNPDDSPAQVEGTAAARNVYRNVKSDSDSSNSTPRKFQDSLLDDEPLLVEEPILRKVHLAPTRLKFSHEAGNELARTVEAPDCASSVPVNSTELGISEIPLSPIGEHKEDDDTSVHSASTFTGKCKTEVKSVILGPESCSNKNVSQACSMLNRRLLPCSQADSAKIADSEDPHSWASVRRVDGGSQSPIERSVDSQMSSREDSLAVSGSEPATTGSDDRCGIDEKVAIEVGKAVNVVSSTSLADPVSTRVTSCKNVTESDEKAREQDVKETKQEIKQWLLKMNRSFSEGENLARPKYGCACRLRNPSSTPESCNRRVFPSLTEVRLRESGLANLSDSEESRENLSELELQKKYTAFALCLSIDRLTLPRRIAMSCRQRDQSERNLSCEVRKMQQDIQELAPLCTDRESAERVERVRHQLDMIVRCAHRVSCAAETLGAVHQERRVSRAVQLADKYVHALQSQCEKLTANVAETKRILAKNNIPMEENFGELNDEHSRISRNSILANNRMKEANRRRASVATMSRPMGSMQDVTKEIVRQRNSVSGRMTLRRPSFSSECPKEIEKLNHTETSNNIGELRGIFEQTESRRSSREENNDVLRLSHSNNSQSAINCGIIENEVWTNGKEISPELSDNENINSDRKSITRSSFQVKRRRRRRQLSIWHIMLTSILIFCLILYVIQALSIVSTCHESLNEWLIRGVFDRYRQMRSTAPHPM from the exons ATGTCCGCGGAGACGGGGGACACCCTGGACACCGAATTGGAGAATG TTTTGCAGCAGATATTCATGGAATGCAACGACTTTATATCGACGCCGGATTCGACGAGCGATGCGATCCCGATCATCAGATTCATCAAATACGTTCAGGATGAATTGCCGAACCTGTC GATCGACAATCTGGAAGAATTATGGAGGTGTTTGGCCGCCGTTTCGACGAGCAATCGCGTGAATTTACATCAATTCAAGGAGGCGACGAAGTGCTGGATCGCCAAGATACAACAGGACAGCAATAGCAATGCCCGGGAGAAACTCTA CTTCGTGAGCGATGCAGACTCTTCGATGAAAACCATGGATGTGGATAGAGATATCGTGGAATTGGAGCTTCGTGAGAAATTACGTGCAGTCTCTGAGGAGAACATTTTCCTTCGCGACGAGCTGGAGCGGTACCAGGCGTTGATCGACAGTTTCAAACAACAATGCAGCACTACTGAGAATAAGCT AAAGTACTACATTCAGAAATGTCAGGAAGTCGAAAAAGAGAACGACGAGcagaaagttaaaataaatgaattaaatgaaaagGAAGAGACCATGTCCTCAGCCCTTCGGAAATATATGAAAGAGAATGAGAAGTTGAAGAAGAAATTGGAAGCCGCGCAGATTGAG GTACATACTATATCATCTTTGGAAGAAAAACTGGAGAAGATCACCAAAGAGAAAATGGATTGTATGAAAAAACTCAACAAAATGCAGAAGGAAGTTAACGAAAAGGATGAAAGTTGCAAACAATTAGAAACCATGGTGATTAATTTCAAGGACACGAATAATAACATGAAGGAGAGCTATGAACGCGACATTTAC GAACTGCGGGAAAAGAATCGTGAACTTGTGGACAAAAATGCGGAACTGCTGTCGTTGTCATCTTCTAGCGTGTTTTTGGCGCCCCAAGGAAGA TTTTCGATGTCGCCAATTCCGGACACAAATAGATGTAACATGCATAGCACGCCCTATAAATCGGAGGAAGTGCCGCTTCAAGATTCATTATACGCAGAGTTGAAGACGTCG GGCTTCACATTTGAACGCAGCGGAGAGGACGACATACAAGCACTGGAGGAAGAACTGAACGAATACGACGCCGCGATTTCCGCGACATTGGAAGATCTAGAAAA AGTTAAACAGTTTTTTGTTACGGTGCGAGGTTTCATCGACGACTCATCTTACCCGCAAGACACGAACGAAAGGGCTAACAAGGTCAACGAATTGAAACACAAAGCAGCTTTTCTACTGCATATG GCAGAAGAAGAGATCACAAGGCATGACACGAGGCGAGATGCGAGCACGCAGCTCCGAGCTGATCCGGCAAATGCGACCGGCAGTTTGGACCAACTTGGCGTCAGGAGTTTCCGGGATCTGTTGCACGC gTACCGATCGATACACACGTTATCGTCGAGCTTAACCGCGGACGACTCGCGCTGGCGAACATTCGGTTGTCAAAATCCTGAAACCGATGCTCCATTCGCGCGAGGAGACGGTCTAACGCAGGAAGACCGTAGTGAAAAATCTACTCTTGTCGCGGAAGCACGTAGCGTTTCCGATCAAGAAGATCCGGGCCGTTCTGAGGAGAATCGATCGTGCGAAATGCCGAAGGTGCCGAGCGTCCCGCAAATGGATTCGAAGGCCACGttggagaaggaggaggaggagaagacaAGTGAAGGAGAAGCCAAAAGTTTCCAGGTACCGGAAGTAAGCAGTGCGAGCACTCCGACGAGTCCCCGCAGAAAGATCTCGGTCTACTACCGCTCGTTCGATGTGGTGACGGTGCAAGATCAGCGCAAGGATCATCCGGGATCTAATTTGGAAGTGAGACAATCTCCGTGCAATCCGGACGACTCCCCCGCGCAAGTCGAAGGGACCGCCGCCGCGAGGAATGTTTACCGCAACGTGAAGAGCGACAGCGATTCCTCGAACTCCACACCGCGAAAATTCCAGGACAGCCTGCTGGACGATGAACCGCTGCTGGTCGAAGAGCCGATACTTAGAAAAGTTCATTTGGCGCCCACGCGTTTGAAATTTTCACACGAAGCCGGAAACGAGTTAGCTAGAACTGTCGAGGCTCCCGACTGTGCTTCTTCCGTTCCAGTGAATTCCACCGAATTGGGTATTTCAGAAATACCACTGTCTCCCATCGGCGAACACAAGGAAGATGACGACACTTCCGTGCACTCAGCTTCGACGTTCACAGGCAAGTGCAAGACGGAAGTGAAGAGTGTGATACTAGGACCTGAATCGTGTTCGAACAAGAACGTTTCGCAAGCATGCTCAATGCTAAATCGCCGACTGTTACCATGTAGTCAAGCTG ATTCAGCGAAGATCGCGGATTCAGAGGATCCCCACTCTTGGGCGAGCGTGCGGAGAGTCGACGGCGGGAGTCAGTCGCCAATCGAACGGTCAGTCGATAGCCAAATGTCGAGTCGCGAGGACAGTTTGGCCGTTTCGGGCAGCGAACCGGCGACGACGGGGTCCGATGATCGATGCGGCATCGACGAGAAAGTCGCGATTGAGGTCGGCAAGGCCGTCAACGTCGTGTCGTCCACGTCGTTGGCCGATCCGGTCTCCACGAGGGTGACGTCGTGCAAGAACGTGACGGAGAGCGATGAAAAAGCACGCGAACAAGACGTGAAGGAGACAAAACAGGAGATAAAACAG TGGCTTTTAAAGATGAACAGATCATTTTCGGAGGGTGAAAACCTCGCTCGACCGAAGTACGGTTGCGCTTGTAGACTGAGAAATCCATCTTCGACTCCGGAAAGTTGCAATCGCAGAGTTTTCCCGAGTCTCACGGAAGTTCGTCTACGAGAATCTGGGCTAGCTAATTTATCAGATTCCGAAGAGAGCAG AGAGAATCTAAGCGAGCTAGAACTGCAG AAAAAGTACACGGCGTTCGCGTTGTGTCTTTCCATAGACAGATTGACCCTACCGCGAAGGATAGCGATGTCGTGTCGGCAACGCGATCAATCCGAGAGAAATCTCTCCTGCGAAGTGCGGAAGATGCAGCAGGACATTCAG GAACTCGCGCCACTATGCACGGACAGGGAATCCGCGGAGCGGGTGGAGCGGGTCAGGCATCAATTGGACATGATTGTGCGATGTGCGCACAGGGTATCCTGCGCGGCCGAGACCTTAGGCGCCGTGCACCAGGAGCGTAGGGTTTCCCGGGCCGTTCAGCTGGCCGACAAGTATGTCCATGCGTTGCAGTCCCAGTGCGAGAAGCTGACCGCCAACGTCGCTGAGACTAA ACGGATCCTGGCAAAGAACAACATACCGATGGAGGAGAACTTCGGCGAGCTCAACGATGAACATTCTCGCATCAGCAGGAACAGTATACTCGCCAATAATCGTATG AAAGAAGCTAATAGGAGAAGAGCCAGCGTGGCCACGATGTCTCGGCCGATGGGCAGTATGCAGGATGTGACAAAG GAGATCGTGAGACAGCGAAATTCCGTTTCCGGACGCATGACTCTCAGGAGACCGTCCTTCAGCTCTGAATGCCCGAAGGAAATTGAAAAACTGAATCATACCGA AACTTCCAACAATATCGGCGAATTACGGGGTATCTTCGAGCAGACCGAGTCTCGTCGTAGCTCGAGAGAGGAAAATAACGACGTGCTACGACTGAGTCATTCCAACAATAGCCAAAGTGCAATAAATTGTGGAATAATCGAGAACGAGGTTTGGACGAACGGAAAGGAGATCTCTCCCGAGCTTTCCGACaacgaaaatattaattctgatcGTAAATCAAT cacaaGATCGTCTTTCCAAGTaaaaagacgaagaagaagaagacaatTATCAATATGGCATATAATGTTGACGAGTATTCTTATTTTCTGCCTCATTCTCTACGTGATTCAAGCGTTGTCGATAGTAAGCACTTGCCACGAATCGTTGAACGAATGGTTGATCAGAGGCGTTTTCGATAGATACCGTCAAATGAGGAGCACGGCGCCTCATCCGATGTGA
- the LOC139818421 gene encoding uncharacterized protein isoform X4 — protein MCTIDNLEELWRCLAAVSTSNRVNLHQFKEATKCWIAKIQQDSNSNAREKLYFVSDADSSMKTMDVDRDIVELELREKLRAVSEENIFLRDELERYQALIDSFKQQCSTTENKLKYYIQKCQEVEKENDEQKVKINELNEKEETMSSALRKYMKENEKLKKKLEAAQIEVHTISSLEEKLEKITKEKMDCMKKLNKMQKEVNEKDESCKQLETMVINFKDTNNNMKESYERDIYELREKNRELVDKNAELLSLSSSSVFLAPQGRFSMSPIPDTNRCNMHSTPYKSEEVPLQDSLYAELKTSGFTFERSGEDDIQALEEELNEYDAAISATLEDLEKVKQFFVTVRGFIDDSSYPQDTNERANKVNELKHKAAFLLHMAEEEITRHDTRRDASTQLRADPANATGSLDQLGVRSFRDLLHADLTKCNPKIISTSGYAMQEKTSTPLGKSFDSPGGCNQYRSIHTLSSSLTADDSRWRTFGCQNPETDAPFARGDGLTQEDRSEKSTLVAEARSVSDQEDPGRSEENRSCEMPKVPSVPQMDSKATLEKEEEEKTSEGEAKSFQVPEVSSASTPTSPRRKISVYYRSFDVVTVQDQRKDHPGSNLEVRQSPCNPDDSPAQVEGTAAARNVYRNVKSDSDSSNSTPRKFQDSLLDDEPLLVEEPILRKVHLAPTRLKFSHEAGNELARTVEAPDCASSVPVNSTELGISEIPLSPIGEHKEDDDTSVHSASTFTGKCKTEVKSVILGPESCSNKNVSQACSMLNRRLLPCSQADSAKIADSEDPHSWASVRRVDGGSQSPIERSVDSQMSSREDSLAVSGSEPATTGSDDRCGIDEKVAIEVGKAVNVVSSTSLADPVSTRVTSCKNVTESDEKAREQDVKETKQEIKQWLLKMNRSFSEGENLARPKYGCACRLRNPSSTPESCNRRVFPSLTEVRLRESGLANLSDSEESRENLSELELQKKYTAFALCLSIDRLTLPRRIAMSCRQRDQSERNLSCEVRKMQQDIQELAPLCTDRESAERVERVRHQLDMIVRCAHRVSCAAETLGAVHQERRVSRAVQLADKYVHALQSQCEKLTANVAETKRILAKNNIPMEENFGELNDEHSRISRNSILANNRMKEANRRRASVATMSRPMGSMQDVTKEIVRQRNSVSGRMTLRRPSFSSECPKEIEKLNHTETSNNIGELRGIFEQTESRRSSREENNDVLRLSHSNNSQSAINCGIIENEVWTNGKEISPELSDNENINSDRKSITRSSFQVKRRRRRRQLSIWHIMLTSILIFCLILYVIQALSIVSTCHESLNEWLIRGVFDRYRQMRSTAPHPM, from the exons ATGTGCAC GATCGACAATCTGGAAGAATTATGGAGGTGTTTGGCCGCCGTTTCGACGAGCAATCGCGTGAATTTACATCAATTCAAGGAGGCGACGAAGTGCTGGATCGCCAAGATACAACAGGACAGCAATAGCAATGCCCGGGAGAAACTCTA CTTCGTGAGCGATGCAGACTCTTCGATGAAAACCATGGATGTGGATAGAGATATCGTGGAATTGGAGCTTCGTGAGAAATTACGTGCAGTCTCTGAGGAGAACATTTTCCTTCGCGACGAGCTGGAGCGGTACCAGGCGTTGATCGACAGTTTCAAACAACAATGCAGCACTACTGAGAATAAGCT AAAGTACTACATTCAGAAATGTCAGGAAGTCGAAAAAGAGAACGACGAGcagaaagttaaaataaatgaattaaatgaaaagGAAGAGACCATGTCCTCAGCCCTTCGGAAATATATGAAAGAGAATGAGAAGTTGAAGAAGAAATTGGAAGCCGCGCAGATTGAG GTACATACTATATCATCTTTGGAAGAAAAACTGGAGAAGATCACCAAAGAGAAAATGGATTGTATGAAAAAACTCAACAAAATGCAGAAGGAAGTTAACGAAAAGGATGAAAGTTGCAAACAATTAGAAACCATGGTGATTAATTTCAAGGACACGAATAATAACATGAAGGAGAGCTATGAACGCGACATTTAC GAACTGCGGGAAAAGAATCGTGAACTTGTGGACAAAAATGCGGAACTGCTGTCGTTGTCATCTTCTAGCGTGTTTTTGGCGCCCCAAGGAAGA TTTTCGATGTCGCCAATTCCGGACACAAATAGATGTAACATGCATAGCACGCCCTATAAATCGGAGGAAGTGCCGCTTCAAGATTCATTATACGCAGAGTTGAAGACGTCG GGCTTCACATTTGAACGCAGCGGAGAGGACGACATACAAGCACTGGAGGAAGAACTGAACGAATACGACGCCGCGATTTCCGCGACATTGGAAGATCTAGAAAA AGTTAAACAGTTTTTTGTTACGGTGCGAGGTTTCATCGACGACTCATCTTACCCGCAAGACACGAACGAAAGGGCTAACAAGGTCAACGAATTGAAACACAAAGCAGCTTTTCTACTGCATATG GCAGAAGAAGAGATCACAAGGCATGACACGAGGCGAGATGCGAGCACGCAGCTCCGAGCTGATCCGGCAAATGCGACCGGCAGTTTGGACCAACTTGGCGTCAGGAGTTTCCGGGATCTGTTGCACGC AGATCTCACGAAATGCAATCCGAAGATCATCTCCACATCCGGCTACGCGATGCAGGAGAAGACGTCAACACCGCTGGGGAAGAGCTTTGATTCACCGGGCGGGTGCAATCA gTACCGATCGATACACACGTTATCGTCGAGCTTAACCGCGGACGACTCGCGCTGGCGAACATTCGGTTGTCAAAATCCTGAAACCGATGCTCCATTCGCGCGAGGAGACGGTCTAACGCAGGAAGACCGTAGTGAAAAATCTACTCTTGTCGCGGAAGCACGTAGCGTTTCCGATCAAGAAGATCCGGGCCGTTCTGAGGAGAATCGATCGTGCGAAATGCCGAAGGTGCCGAGCGTCCCGCAAATGGATTCGAAGGCCACGttggagaaggaggaggaggagaagacaAGTGAAGGAGAAGCCAAAAGTTTCCAGGTACCGGAAGTAAGCAGTGCGAGCACTCCGACGAGTCCCCGCAGAAAGATCTCGGTCTACTACCGCTCGTTCGATGTGGTGACGGTGCAAGATCAGCGCAAGGATCATCCGGGATCTAATTTGGAAGTGAGACAATCTCCGTGCAATCCGGACGACTCCCCCGCGCAAGTCGAAGGGACCGCCGCCGCGAGGAATGTTTACCGCAACGTGAAGAGCGACAGCGATTCCTCGAACTCCACACCGCGAAAATTCCAGGACAGCCTGCTGGACGATGAACCGCTGCTGGTCGAAGAGCCGATACTTAGAAAAGTTCATTTGGCGCCCACGCGTTTGAAATTTTCACACGAAGCCGGAAACGAGTTAGCTAGAACTGTCGAGGCTCCCGACTGTGCTTCTTCCGTTCCAGTGAATTCCACCGAATTGGGTATTTCAGAAATACCACTGTCTCCCATCGGCGAACACAAGGAAGATGACGACACTTCCGTGCACTCAGCTTCGACGTTCACAGGCAAGTGCAAGACGGAAGTGAAGAGTGTGATACTAGGACCTGAATCGTGTTCGAACAAGAACGTTTCGCAAGCATGCTCAATGCTAAATCGCCGACTGTTACCATGTAGTCAAGCTG ATTCAGCGAAGATCGCGGATTCAGAGGATCCCCACTCTTGGGCGAGCGTGCGGAGAGTCGACGGCGGGAGTCAGTCGCCAATCGAACGGTCAGTCGATAGCCAAATGTCGAGTCGCGAGGACAGTTTGGCCGTTTCGGGCAGCGAACCGGCGACGACGGGGTCCGATGATCGATGCGGCATCGACGAGAAAGTCGCGATTGAGGTCGGCAAGGCCGTCAACGTCGTGTCGTCCACGTCGTTGGCCGATCCGGTCTCCACGAGGGTGACGTCGTGCAAGAACGTGACGGAGAGCGATGAAAAAGCACGCGAACAAGACGTGAAGGAGACAAAACAGGAGATAAAACAG TGGCTTTTAAAGATGAACAGATCATTTTCGGAGGGTGAAAACCTCGCTCGACCGAAGTACGGTTGCGCTTGTAGACTGAGAAATCCATCTTCGACTCCGGAAAGTTGCAATCGCAGAGTTTTCCCGAGTCTCACGGAAGTTCGTCTACGAGAATCTGGGCTAGCTAATTTATCAGATTCCGAAGAGAGCAG AGAGAATCTAAGCGAGCTAGAACTGCAG AAAAAGTACACGGCGTTCGCGTTGTGTCTTTCCATAGACAGATTGACCCTACCGCGAAGGATAGCGATGTCGTGTCGGCAACGCGATCAATCCGAGAGAAATCTCTCCTGCGAAGTGCGGAAGATGCAGCAGGACATTCAG GAACTCGCGCCACTATGCACGGACAGGGAATCCGCGGAGCGGGTGGAGCGGGTCAGGCATCAATTGGACATGATTGTGCGATGTGCGCACAGGGTATCCTGCGCGGCCGAGACCTTAGGCGCCGTGCACCAGGAGCGTAGGGTTTCCCGGGCCGTTCAGCTGGCCGACAAGTATGTCCATGCGTTGCAGTCCCAGTGCGAGAAGCTGACCGCCAACGTCGCTGAGACTAA ACGGATCCTGGCAAAGAACAACATACCGATGGAGGAGAACTTCGGCGAGCTCAACGATGAACATTCTCGCATCAGCAGGAACAGTATACTCGCCAATAATCGTATG AAAGAAGCTAATAGGAGAAGAGCCAGCGTGGCCACGATGTCTCGGCCGATGGGCAGTATGCAGGATGTGACAAAG GAGATCGTGAGACAGCGAAATTCCGTTTCCGGACGCATGACTCTCAGGAGACCGTCCTTCAGCTCTGAATGCCCGAAGGAAATTGAAAAACTGAATCATACCGA AACTTCCAACAATATCGGCGAATTACGGGGTATCTTCGAGCAGACCGAGTCTCGTCGTAGCTCGAGAGAGGAAAATAACGACGTGCTACGACTGAGTCATTCCAACAATAGCCAAAGTGCAATAAATTGTGGAATAATCGAGAACGAGGTTTGGACGAACGGAAAGGAGATCTCTCCCGAGCTTTCCGACaacgaaaatattaattctgatcGTAAATCAAT cacaaGATCGTCTTTCCAAGTaaaaagacgaagaagaagaagacaatTATCAATATGGCATATAATGTTGACGAGTATTCTTATTTTCTGCCTCATTCTCTACGTGATTCAAGCGTTGTCGATAGTAAGCACTTGCCACGAATCGTTGAACGAATGGTTGATCAGAGGCGTTTTCGATAGATACCGTCAAATGAGGAGCACGGCGCCTCATCCGATGTGA